Proteins encoded in a region of the Sparus aurata chromosome 6, fSpaAur1.1, whole genome shotgun sequence genome:
- the ankrd52b gene encoding serine/threonine-protein phosphatase 6 regulatory ankyrin repeat subunit C isoform X1: MELRKLKDQSPLVQAIFSRNAEEVTFLLNHEDVNSLDQEQSTPLHAAAYLGDVHTMDLLIASGANVNAKDQGLLTPLHRAAASQNQRAVELLLKHGAEVNTRDKFWHTPLHMAAAKWAAGCALALIPHVCSLDVADRSGRTPLHHAAHSGHGEMVNLLLSKGANLSAKDKKERQAIHWAAYLGHVEVVKLLLSHSADVMSKDKRGYTPLHAASASGQLDVVKYLMRLIVEIDEPNAFGNTALHMACYTGQDSVATELVNCGANINQANHHGSTPLHLAAASSSGVLCLELLINNGADVNVQNKEGKSPLHMAAMHGRFTGSQIIIQNGAEIDCVDIYGNTPLHVAARYGQELLISTLLTNGADRARPGIHGMLPLHLAALYGFPDCCRKFLSNGQFYIMSSQSPPVGFDINVVDEHGRTCLHAAASGGNIECLNLLLSSEAELDVKDNLGRSPLHYAAANGNSQCTISLVRAGAEVNEPDLTGCSPLHYAAASHTFCGGETNSDYSEEREHEASLCLDFLLDNGANPTLKNSKGYSAVHYAAAYGNKQHLELLLEISFNCLEEVESNIPVSPLHLAAYYGHCEALRLLSETLVSLDVRDIDGRTALYLAAQRGFASCVEVLLKHEASYTLKEHKHKWTALHAAAAEGQMDCLLLLVNREQSADIIDSPDTQGQTALMLAALGRHTDCVHILLEKGANADAADKKGFTALHRAAMLGSEDCVSALLEHGASALCRDSQGRTPLHLTASLGHTELLRTLLIAAMKADPLDSILDYRGCTPTHWAAYHGHEGCLHILLENKLFSNQEGNHFTPLHCALVNGHDVAAELLVKTVGPQVVNVSDAKGRTPLHAAAHSGSVAGVQLVLAQGAEVNAVDHSGCSALMVAADCGQTMAVEFLLHKAKPDLTLVDVNNNTALHLACSKGHEMCALLILGEINDSSLINATNSALQMPLHIAARKGLATVVQVLLSRGAAVMAVDEEGHTPALACAPNKNVADCLALILSTMKPFPPREASNGKASHFNPILKNCGIAGSNLCHA; the protein is encoded by the exons TCTCCATTGGTCCAGGCTATATTCAGCCGCAACGCAGAGGAAGTGACATTTTTGTTGAACCATGAAGATGTCAATTCACTG GACCAAGAACAAAGCACACCACTTCATGCTGCTGCTTATTTGGGCGATGTCCACACTATGGACCTGCTTATCGCTTCAG GCGCTAATGTCAACGCCAAGGACCAGGGTCTGCTGACTCCTTTGCATCGAGCTGCTGCCTCACAAAATCAA AGGGCTGTGGAGCTGCTACTAAAGCACGGAGCAGAGGTCAACACACGGGATAAGTTCTGGCACACACCTTTACACATGGCAGCTGCAAAGTGGGCTGCAGGTTGCGCTTTGGCTCTGATACCACATGTATGCAGCCTGGATGTTGCTGACAGATCCGGGAGAACACCACTGCATCATGCAGCGCACAGTGGCCATGGAGAG atgGTGAATTTGCTCCTGAGCAAAGGTGCCAACCTGAGTgccaaagacaaaaaagaaaggcaGGCAATCCATTGGGCAGCATACCTTG GACATGTGGAGGTCGTGAAGCTGCTGCTTTCTCACAGTGCTGATGTGATGTCCAAGGACAAACGAGGTTACACTCCGCTTCATGCTGCATCTGCCAGTGGACAGTTAGACGTGGTCAAATATCTGATGAGACTGATTGTGGAG ATTGATGAACCCAACGCTTTTGGGAACACGGCTCTCCACATGGCCTGTTACACAGGGCAGGACAGTGTGGCCACTGAGCTGGTAAACTGTGGCGCAAACATCAATCAAGCCAACCACCACGGTAGCACGCCGCTGCATCTGGCTGCCGCCTCCTCCAGCGGGGTGCTGTGTCTCGAGCTGCTCATCAACAATGGTGCTGACGTCAACGTGCAG AATAAAGAAGGGAAGAGCCCTTTGCATATGGCTGCCATGCACGGGCGCTTTACAGGCTCGCAGATTATCATCCAAAATG GTGCAGAGATCGACTGTGTTGACATTTATGGAAACACTCCTCTTCATGTTGCTGCCAGATATGGTCAGGAGCTGCTCATCAGCACTCTGCTGACAAATGGTGCTGACAGGGCCAG ACCAGGGATTCACGGGATGCTTCCACTACATTTGGCGGCGCTCTACGGATTTCCAGACTGTTGTCGAAAGTTTCTGTCTAATG GCCAGTTTTACATCATGTCGTCTCAATCACCGCCAGTTGGGTTTGATATAAATGTTGTAGACGAACACGGGAGGACATGTCTGCATGCAGCTGCCTCTGGAGG AAACATTGAATGTCTGAACCTGTTGTTGAGTAGTGAAGCTGAACTGGATGTCAAAGATAATTTGGGAAG ATCTCCTTTGCACTATGCTGCCGCTAATGGGAACAGCCAATGCACAATCTCCCTGGTGAGAGCAGGCGCCGAGGTCAACGAGCCAGACCTGACAGGCTGCAGCCCTCTGCACTACGCTGCTGCTTCACACACCTTTTGTGG AGGGGAAACAAACTCTGACTACAGTGAGGAGAGGGAACACGAAGCCTCATT gtgtttaGATTTCTTGCTCGACAACGGGGCAAACCCCACTCTGAAGAACAGTAAGGGTTACAGTGCCGTCCACTATGCAGCAGCTTATGGGAACAAACAGCACCTGGAACTG CTCCTTGAAATTTCATTCAACTGTctagaagaggttgaaagtaaTATTCCAGTCAGTCCTTTGCACTTAGCT GCGTACTATGGTCACTGTGAGGCGCTGCGTCTGCTGTCTGAGACATTAGTGAGTCTGGATGTGCGCGACATTGATGGCAGAACTGCCCTCTACCTGGCTGCTCAGAGAGGTTTTGCCTCATGTGTGGAAGTGCTGCTGAAACATGAAGCCTCCTACACACTGAAGGAGCACAAGCACAAGTGGACGGCTCTCcatgctgcag CTGCTGAGGGCCAAATGGACTGTCTGCTTTTACTGGTCAACAGGGAACAAAGTGCTGACATCATCGACAGTCCAGATACACAGGGACA GACGGCTCTCATGCTTGCAGCTCTGGGCCGTCACACGGACTGTGTCCACATCCTGTTAGAGAAAGGAGCGAATGCTGACGCTGCAGACAAAAAGGGCTTCACTGCTTTACACAGAGCT GCCATGTTGGGCAGTGAGGACTGTGTATCTGCTCTGTTGGAACATGGAGCCTCTGCTCTGTGTAGAGACTCTCAGGGAAGAACCCCGCTGCACCTCACAGCATCCCTCGGCCACACGGAGCTACTCCGAACTCTGCTTATAGCTGCTATGAAAGCTGATCCGCTGGACTCCATATTGGACTACAGAGGCTGCACGCCCACACACTGGGCTGCCTACCATG GACACGAAGGGTGTTTACACATTTTACttgaaaacaaactttttaGCAACCAGGAGGGAAATCACTTCACCCCATTGCACTGTGCTCT TGTTAATGGACATGATGTTGCTGCTGAACTTCTAGTGAAGACTGTTGGCCCTCAAGTTGTTAATGTTAGTGATGCCAAAGGAAG gaccCCGCTGCATGCAGCTGCTCATTCAGGAAGTGTTGCTGGGGTCCAGCTGGTCCTGGCCCAGGGAGCAGAAGTCAATGCTGTAGACCATAGTGGATGCTCTGCTCTGATGGTGGCTGCTGACTGTGGACAGACGATGGCTGTTG AGTTCTTGCTGCACAAAGCGAAGCCAGACCTGACCCTGGTGGATGTCAATAATAACACTGCCCTTCACTTAGCCTGCAGCAag GGTCATGAGATGTGTGCCCTATTGATCCTGGGAGAGATCAACGACTCCTCCCTCATAAATGCAACAAACAGCGCTCTCCAAAT gcCCCTTCACATTGCAGCAAGGAAAGGCCTGGCGACTGTAGTGCAGGTGTTACtgagcagaggagcagcagtCATGGCTGTAGATGAGGAAG GCCACACGCCGGCTCTGGCCTGTGCTCCAAACAAGAACGTAGCAGACTGTCTGGCCCTCATCCTCTCCACCATGAAGCCTTTCCCTCCCAGAGAGGCCAGCAATGGGAAAGCCTCCCACTTCAACCCCATCCTGAAGAACTGTGGCATTGCTGGTAGTAACCTGTGTCATGCCTAA
- the ankrd52b gene encoding serine/threonine-protein phosphatase 6 regulatory ankyrin repeat subunit C isoform X2, with the protein MELRKLKDQSPLVQAIFSRNAEEVTFLLNHEDVNSLDQEQSTPLHAAAYLGDVHTMDLLIASGANVNAKDQGLLTPLHRAAASQNQRAVELLLKHGAEVNTRDKFWHTPLHMAAAKWAAGCALALIPHVCSLDVADRSGRTPLHHAAHSGHGEMVNLLLSKGANLSAKDKKERQAIHWAAYLGHVEVVKLLLSHSADVMSKDKRGYTPLHAASASGQLDVVKYLMRLIVEIDEPNAFGNTALHMACYTGQDSVATELVNCGANINQANHHGSTPLHLAAASSSGVLCLELLINNGADVNVQNKEGKSPLHMAAMHGRFTGSQIIIQNGAEIDCVDIYGNTPLHVAARYGQELLISTLLTNGADRARPGIHGMLPLHLAALYGFPDCCRKFLSNGQFYIMSSQSPPVGFDINVVDEHGRTCLHAAASGGNIECLNLLLSSEAELDVKDNLGRSPLHYAAANGNSQCTISLVRAGAEVNEPDLTGCSPLHYAAASHTFCGGETNSDYSEEREHEASLCLDFLLDNGANPTLKNSKGYSAVHYAAAYGNKQHLELLLEISFNCLEEVESNIPVSPLHLAAYYGHCEALRLLSETLVSLDVRDIDGRTALYLAAQRGFASCVEVLLKHEASYTLKEHKHKWTALHAAAAEGQMDCLLLLVNREQSADIIDSPDTQGQTALMLAALGRHTDCVHILLEKGANADAADKKGFTALHRAAMLGSEDCVSALLEHGASALCRDSQGRTPLHLTASLGHTELLRTLLIAAMKADPLDSILDYRGCTPTHWAAYHGHEGCLHILLENKLFSNQEGNHFTPLHCALVNGHDVAAELLVKTVGPQVVNVSDAKGRTPLHAAAHSGSVAGVQLVLAQGAEVNAVDHSGCSALMVAADCGQTMAVEFLLHKAKPDLTLVDVNNNTALHLACSKGHEMCALLILGEINDSSLINATNSALQMPLHIAARKGLATVVQVLLSRGAAVMAVDEATRRLWPVLQTRT; encoded by the exons TCTCCATTGGTCCAGGCTATATTCAGCCGCAACGCAGAGGAAGTGACATTTTTGTTGAACCATGAAGATGTCAATTCACTG GACCAAGAACAAAGCACACCACTTCATGCTGCTGCTTATTTGGGCGATGTCCACACTATGGACCTGCTTATCGCTTCAG GCGCTAATGTCAACGCCAAGGACCAGGGTCTGCTGACTCCTTTGCATCGAGCTGCTGCCTCACAAAATCAA AGGGCTGTGGAGCTGCTACTAAAGCACGGAGCAGAGGTCAACACACGGGATAAGTTCTGGCACACACCTTTACACATGGCAGCTGCAAAGTGGGCTGCAGGTTGCGCTTTGGCTCTGATACCACATGTATGCAGCCTGGATGTTGCTGACAGATCCGGGAGAACACCACTGCATCATGCAGCGCACAGTGGCCATGGAGAG atgGTGAATTTGCTCCTGAGCAAAGGTGCCAACCTGAGTgccaaagacaaaaaagaaaggcaGGCAATCCATTGGGCAGCATACCTTG GACATGTGGAGGTCGTGAAGCTGCTGCTTTCTCACAGTGCTGATGTGATGTCCAAGGACAAACGAGGTTACACTCCGCTTCATGCTGCATCTGCCAGTGGACAGTTAGACGTGGTCAAATATCTGATGAGACTGATTGTGGAG ATTGATGAACCCAACGCTTTTGGGAACACGGCTCTCCACATGGCCTGTTACACAGGGCAGGACAGTGTGGCCACTGAGCTGGTAAACTGTGGCGCAAACATCAATCAAGCCAACCACCACGGTAGCACGCCGCTGCATCTGGCTGCCGCCTCCTCCAGCGGGGTGCTGTGTCTCGAGCTGCTCATCAACAATGGTGCTGACGTCAACGTGCAG AATAAAGAAGGGAAGAGCCCTTTGCATATGGCTGCCATGCACGGGCGCTTTACAGGCTCGCAGATTATCATCCAAAATG GTGCAGAGATCGACTGTGTTGACATTTATGGAAACACTCCTCTTCATGTTGCTGCCAGATATGGTCAGGAGCTGCTCATCAGCACTCTGCTGACAAATGGTGCTGACAGGGCCAG ACCAGGGATTCACGGGATGCTTCCACTACATTTGGCGGCGCTCTACGGATTTCCAGACTGTTGTCGAAAGTTTCTGTCTAATG GCCAGTTTTACATCATGTCGTCTCAATCACCGCCAGTTGGGTTTGATATAAATGTTGTAGACGAACACGGGAGGACATGTCTGCATGCAGCTGCCTCTGGAGG AAACATTGAATGTCTGAACCTGTTGTTGAGTAGTGAAGCTGAACTGGATGTCAAAGATAATTTGGGAAG ATCTCCTTTGCACTATGCTGCCGCTAATGGGAACAGCCAATGCACAATCTCCCTGGTGAGAGCAGGCGCCGAGGTCAACGAGCCAGACCTGACAGGCTGCAGCCCTCTGCACTACGCTGCTGCTTCACACACCTTTTGTGG AGGGGAAACAAACTCTGACTACAGTGAGGAGAGGGAACACGAAGCCTCATT gtgtttaGATTTCTTGCTCGACAACGGGGCAAACCCCACTCTGAAGAACAGTAAGGGTTACAGTGCCGTCCACTATGCAGCAGCTTATGGGAACAAACAGCACCTGGAACTG CTCCTTGAAATTTCATTCAACTGTctagaagaggttgaaagtaaTATTCCAGTCAGTCCTTTGCACTTAGCT GCGTACTATGGTCACTGTGAGGCGCTGCGTCTGCTGTCTGAGACATTAGTGAGTCTGGATGTGCGCGACATTGATGGCAGAACTGCCCTCTACCTGGCTGCTCAGAGAGGTTTTGCCTCATGTGTGGAAGTGCTGCTGAAACATGAAGCCTCCTACACACTGAAGGAGCACAAGCACAAGTGGACGGCTCTCcatgctgcag CTGCTGAGGGCCAAATGGACTGTCTGCTTTTACTGGTCAACAGGGAACAAAGTGCTGACATCATCGACAGTCCAGATACACAGGGACA GACGGCTCTCATGCTTGCAGCTCTGGGCCGTCACACGGACTGTGTCCACATCCTGTTAGAGAAAGGAGCGAATGCTGACGCTGCAGACAAAAAGGGCTTCACTGCTTTACACAGAGCT GCCATGTTGGGCAGTGAGGACTGTGTATCTGCTCTGTTGGAACATGGAGCCTCTGCTCTGTGTAGAGACTCTCAGGGAAGAACCCCGCTGCACCTCACAGCATCCCTCGGCCACACGGAGCTACTCCGAACTCTGCTTATAGCTGCTATGAAAGCTGATCCGCTGGACTCCATATTGGACTACAGAGGCTGCACGCCCACACACTGGGCTGCCTACCATG GACACGAAGGGTGTTTACACATTTTACttgaaaacaaactttttaGCAACCAGGAGGGAAATCACTTCACCCCATTGCACTGTGCTCT TGTTAATGGACATGATGTTGCTGCTGAACTTCTAGTGAAGACTGTTGGCCCTCAAGTTGTTAATGTTAGTGATGCCAAAGGAAG gaccCCGCTGCATGCAGCTGCTCATTCAGGAAGTGTTGCTGGGGTCCAGCTGGTCCTGGCCCAGGGAGCAGAAGTCAATGCTGTAGACCATAGTGGATGCTCTGCTCTGATGGTGGCTGCTGACTGTGGACAGACGATGGCTGTTG AGTTCTTGCTGCACAAAGCGAAGCCAGACCTGACCCTGGTGGATGTCAATAATAACACTGCCCTTCACTTAGCCTGCAGCAag GGTCATGAGATGTGTGCCCTATTGATCCTGGGAGAGATCAACGACTCCTCCCTCATAAATGCAACAAACAGCGCTCTCCAAAT gcCCCTTCACATTGCAGCAAGGAAAGGCCTGGCGACTGTAGTGCAGGTGTTACtgagcagaggagcagcagtCATGGCTGTAGATGAG GCCACACGCCGGCTCTGGCCTGTGCTCCAAACAAGAACGTAG